One segment of Erigeron canadensis isolate Cc75 chromosome 2, C_canadensis_v1, whole genome shotgun sequence DNA contains the following:
- the LOC122589786 gene encoding kinesin-like protein KIN-8B codes for MPSIRAPVSKKATTLTVAVKCRPLTEKERGRDIVRVNNNKEVTILDPDLSKDYLDRIQNRTKERRYAFDYAFAPDSKNADVYERSILSTISGVVHGLNATVFAYGSTGSGKTYTMVGTEGDPGLMVLSLHTIFNFIKNDKSSDEFEVTCSYLEVYNEVIYDLLEKSSGHLELREDPEQGIIVAGLRCIKVNSADRILELLNVGNSRRKTDSTDANETSSRSHAVLEINVLRKQKRKYRSQVIRGKLALVDLAGSERASETNSGGQKLRDGANINRSLLALANCINALGKQHKKGLAYVPYRNSKLTRILKVGLSGNSQTVMIATISPADNQYHHTINTLKYADRAKEIKTHIQKNIGTVDTHVSDYQRMIDSLQTEVSQLKAQLAEKESQLNTKPAERPLDDELSWLNILSQETSENVQERINLQKAIFELEETNLRNRTELQHLDDGIARQQTIETDGTAVQALMLRRQLVLDNIRDNDETGVLYQKEIEANEKSRCQLQEMIDEAISNNANKTYLRILSQYRLLGMTNTELQFEMAMRDQVIHNQRETQRNLWNLLMGLGLDEKQLLKLAAKQGITIEDWTMTPQLGQERSTCVPQLYANSSCTLPQNPAGSRPFTQGDGELSHTYCREEHHSSYYFTSHNSPSTYMRLTRSSENWLGHRYSFPSTSPDMRGAWSSYGDGCPSTSQQKDDWNKISRRQSHEGSPGGTSCSEASFRGQVMSHNSSTQGPCIATPVNCNHILPQPTVSNVSNA; via the exons ATGCCAAGTATTAGAGCTCCAGTAAGTAAGAAAGCTACAACTCTTACT GTTGCTGTAAAATGTAGGCCTTTGACGGAGAAAGAGCGTGGCCGTGATATAGTGCGAGTGAACAACAataag GAGGTTACCATTTTGGATCCGGATTTGTCCAAGGATTACTTGGATAGGATACAGAATCGAACGAAAGAGAGAAGATATGCTTTTGATTATGCGTTTGCTCCTGACTCTAAGAATGCG GACGTCTACGAGAGAAGCATATTATCTACAATCTCTGGGGTAGTTCATGGTCTAAATGCGACTGTGTTTGCATATGGCTCAACTGGAAG TGGAAAAACCTATACTATGGTAGGAACTGAAGGTGATCCGGGCCTGATGGTTCTCAGTCTACATACaatattcaattttataaaaaatgataagAGCTCTGACGAATTTGAAGTTACATGTTCCTACCTTGAAGTCTACAATGAG GTAATCTATGATCTACTTGAAAAATCATCTGGCCATTTGGAACTCAGAGAGGATCCTGAGCAAGGAATAATTGTAGCTGGTCTAAGATGTATCAAG gTCAACTCAGCTGATAGAATTCTTGAGCTTTTAAATGTGGGGAACAGTAGGCGCAAGACCGACAGCACAGATGCTAATGAGACATCATCCCG CTCACATGCAGTTTTGGAAATAAACGTGCTTAGAaaacagaaaagaaaatatCGTAGTCAAGTTATCCGTGGTAAACTTGCACTCGTGGATCTTGCGGGAAG CGAACGAGCTTCTGAAACAAACAGCGGTGGGCAGAAACTGAGAGATGGCGCAAATATAAACCGTTCACTTCTTGCTTTGGCAAACTGTATAAATGCTTTGGGGAAACAACATAAAAAGGGTTTAGCATATGTCCCTTATCGCAATAG CAAGTTGACCCGGATTCTTAAAGTTGGCTTGAGTGGCAATTCTCAAACAGTCATGATTGCAACTATATCACCTGCAGATAACCAATATCACCACACTATCAATACCTTGAAATATGCAGATCGAGCTAAGGAAATCAAAACACACATTCAG AAAAATATTGGCACAGTTGATACACATGTATCGGATTATCAGCGTATGATTGACAGTCTTCAG ACAGAGGTTAGCCAGTTGAAGGCACAACTAGCAGAAAAAGAATCGCAGTTGAACACCAAACCTGCTGAAAGACccttggatgacgaattatctTGGTTGAATATATTGAGTCAAGAAACTAGTGAAAATGTCCAGGAGCGGATAAACTTGCAGAAAGCTATATTTGAACTTGAGGAAACTAATCTTAGAAATCGTACCGAGCTACAACATCTTGATGATGGTATTGCAAGGCAGCAG ACCATTGAAACTGACGGAACAGCCGTGCAGGCTTTGATGTTAAGGAGACAACTTGTTCTGGACAATATCCGTGACAATGACGAGACTGGTGTCTTATACCAAAAG GAAATTGAAGCCAATGAGAAGAGCCGATGCCAATTACAGGAGATGATTGACGAGGCCATCAGCAACAATGCAAATAAAACCTACTTGCGTATTCTCAGTCAATATAGACTCCTG GGGATGACTAATACCGAGCTTCAGTTTGAAATGGCAATGAGGGATCAAGTGATTCACAATCAAAGAGAAACACAGAGAAATCTATGGAACCTGCTTATGGGGTTAGGACTAGATGAGAAGCAACTACTAAAGCTTGCTGCGAAACAGGGCATAACCATCGAAGATTGGACAATGACACCCCAGCTGGGACAAGAAAGATCTACTTGTGTACCTCAGTTGTATGCTAATTCTTCCTGTACATTGCCACAAAACCCTGCCGGGTCTAGGCCTTTTACTCAAGGAGATGGAGAGTTGTCCCACACATACTGCAGAGAGGAGCATCATTCTTCATATTACTTCACGTCTCATAATTCTCCATCAACATATATGAGGCTAACAAGGAGTAGCGAGAATTGGCTTGGTCATAGGTACAGCTTTCCATCCACATCTCCTGATATGAGAGGTGCATGGTCCTCATATGGTGACGGCTGTCCATCAACTTCTCAGCAGAAG GATGATTGGAATAAAATCTCAAGAAGACAATCACACGAGGGTTCACCTGGTGGAACTAGTTGTAGTGAAGCTTCCTTCAGAGGGCAGGTGATGAGCCACAACAGTTCTACCCAAGGTCCTTGTATTGCTACACCTGTCAACTGTAACCATATATTACCACAACCCACTGTCTCAAATGTTTCCAATGCTTAG